gcTACCAAGTTTATGGGACTTTTTGCTTTTCAGAGGTCACATTTCTATCTAAGAAAGCCACCACTATTCTTTGATTGGTTCAGAGGACCAAGCCTGAGCTAGCCTCAGATtcataacactttaaagtttacaagtcactgcatacattttctcatttgatcttcacagcaatcctGTAAAGTAGGTACTACAAGTCTTGTTATCCTCATCTTAAAGTTGggaaaatgaagcccagggaCCTGATCAAGTGACATACTCATGATCAAAAAGTAAATGCCAAAGACAGAATTTGACCCCCAAATTTTCCCAACTTTAAGCCTATTACCCTTTTCTACTATGCCATAGGAGATAATACATACATAGCTTAGGATTCTATTCATATAAATGCCCACACTCTTTCAATGAGATCTTTCCACATATTTACTTGAATCTCTTAGTTtgctttaaaatctttacctATAGATTTTTTCACATTGGTTTCCAGGGTAAATTCTTGGTAAATTTTTCTCCTTATCAGATTCCCATTCCAAAGATTAAAactatttgggtttttattgaGTATTAGTATTCACAAAGTTTAGTAAAGACAGAAAATTAGAAGCAGAAGTCTTATTAGTTTTCCAAATTGAAGAAGCTAACAACTTTGATGTATATGTCTTCAGGTCAGTGTTATTCCCCACCAATGTTAAATACTGCGATACTAAAAAATAATTCCAAGTCTGTGTTTGACATCGGAGATACTTTGATTTATGAATGCTTCCCTGGATATGTGAAAAGAAAGTTTAGCACCATCTGCCTTGAAAACTCAACATGGTCAAGTGTAAATGACAACATGTGCAAACGTGAGTAGCCATACATGTGATACAGCTGTCTGTCAATGCACATATGTGAGTTACATTTTCAAATTGCAAACAGATGTGTAATTTGAGTTTCCCAAGGCCCCAAGCCCAGTGCCTATATGAATATGAAAGCATCAGTAAGAGGGTTATGTTGTTCAGAGGCCCTCTTAGCACCAAGACTTAGTAGGCTTCAAGAATGAGACTGAGCTGAAGTGTTGGACTATCCCATCCTGGTGCTTGAGTTTCTGGATCAGAAGGTTCAGCTTTTGCCTGAGAGTGATGAGGATTGAAAGGGGCAttgaattctttttcctcttttgcttaGAGCTCTTTCATTGGAGATTAGTGATCCTGTCTTCTCCACATGCTCCTCTTTTCCAGGGTGAGCAAAGACTAGATCACCCCAGATTGACCTTTGACTTGTTCTCTTTTCACTGTGTAGAAGGAAGGTACTTTATGGGAACAAGACATTTTCACTGTTAGTGAAGCTGCAGCTGTGGGGGACAGCTCTTTGAACTTGTTCTGAGAATAAGAAATTCTACAAGCTTGGTGTGGGAATGATATATCTAGCAACATCTTCTCATTCATGCCCAGACATTCAAGCAATGAGTTTTTCCTGGGGTAGTTTAtctcttaactgattttttttggaGACGGGTGTAGTTTATCAAGATGACAAAAATTTCATAGTAGTCAGAATTAGATAGGCTGACTGGTCATCAAGCAAAATTAAGTTTGGAACTATACAGAAGCAAAGATACTACCAGCCCCAAatcttgcttctttctctcttcctttcttttttataggGAAAACATGTCCAACTCCTACAGATCTCCTCCACGGACGGGTGCAAATAACAGGTCCAAACCAGTTTGGTTCAACAATTACATATTCTTGCGATGAGGGGTATGTTTTCAGTGAACATCTACTAAAAGTACtaggaaattttttaaagcatctatcCTATAGTCTAGGGGACATGAACTGTTGGCATCTATCAGTTttgaaaatatagaaaaggaaaaaaattattaaaaaaaccaCTTCATCTCCCTCAACCTTTCTTGCCAACACAACTTTTCAACATCCTCAAATACAgggttctttaccttttttctgtCACAGACCCTATTggtattcttttatttgtttgtttgtttattgttttttagaaaaattttccgtggttacatgattcgtgtttttactttcctctttacctcccccccccccataactgCCCATTGGTATTCTGTTGAAGCCTttggactccttctcagaataatgtttttaaaatgcataaagccaaatacatagaattacaaggTAAACCAATTTTACAGACATACAGTTATAAAAAATTctaacaagttcatggacccccacAAAACCCCTTCTGTTCTAGAAGGTAAGAGATACAAAGCAGAAAATACTTCACATGTTTGGCTAAAGGCTTGAAGAAGTTAGGAATGCCTTAGTTCCTTTGAATAATCTTGAGCCTTCACTGAATTGaatctgtttttattattaaattttatttttttcaattaacaaacataTTTTTTCTCCCAGTTCCCCCCACCCTACTGAAAAAAACCCctataacaaaaataaagtcaagcaaaacaaattccctcatggGACAATGCCTATATCATTCTGCTTATTGAACACATAACTTTTAGGTGGGTAGCATTGTTCATCATCAATCTTCTGAAATCAgagttgatcattgcattgatcagagatattaaatatttaaaactattccattttacattgtttttaactttgtataaattgttctcctgattctgcttgctttactcttcatcatttcatagaagtcttccctggtttctctgaaaccatctttttttgtcattatttatgTTATTCACTTTTTGTTCtgttaccataatttgtttagcctcACCCCAGTTGATGAGTACCTCTTTACTTTCTAgttctcttttgccttagaaagagCTACTCTAAATAAGTTTGTACATAAagtacttttcttctttctatgttGCCTTTGGGTTATAGGTCTAGTAGTAATATACCCaggtcaaagaatatgtacagtttagtgactttgggggCACAATTTTGCTGGGCCAGTTTTGAGGAAACTTTTTTCTCATACTGTGGTACTTCAAAACCAGAAGCCAATTCTGTTCCAGGTTGTAATTTTGGTAAAGGAAGTCGCATATTTATGGTGAGTATTAACTTTGCCTTggagtgatcattttacatatactCTTTAGGTATCAACTTATTGGCCTCTCATCCAACCAATGCATCCTGTCAGGAAATACCGTCATTTGGGAGAATGAACCACCTCTGTGTGAAAGTGAGTAAAAAAATCTCCACGTGGTTTGTTCCATTATCCTTGGTTCCTTCTGCATGGATATATAATACTCATATGAAGGCCTTATCTCTTCTTTGCCTCTGAGATACAAGGGCATTCATTCTACTTGGGATCATCTCTTTTTTCTTACTTATCCCCCCAACCATAAGAAAGATCACAGGACTAGGTGAAAGCTGAAAAATCAGTCAATCAAGTAAAATGCCAGTTTTCTGACAACCCAAAGGCATGACTAATCCAGATGATCAGACATGTTTTGTGATTATATGAAATGACCTGTTCATTTGGTACTTTTCTAATGGGTAGGAAGTGACCATCATgctatacattttaatttttaaaagtgaaaagcaACTATAATGTAATATGAGCCAAATTGAAGttttattttcaaaggaaaaagattAAATTCCCAAATGAGTGTTATTCTCTATTCTCTCTGCAGCTATTCGTTGTGATCTACCTCCAACCATTCCCAATGGAAGATATCGAAGcactaatgaatatttttactatGGCATGGTGGTATCCTATGAATGTAACACTGGGTCACGGGGGGAAAAGCTATATGACCTGGTGGGTAACAAAACATTACACTGTACTAGCAAAGACAATAAAGTTGGCATCTGGAACAGTCCTCCACCTCGATGTATTACTCTAGCCAAGTGCAAGACCCCAGTAATTGCCAATGGAAGAAGTATGTCACTCTTTAGACCtttctatttattaaatgatgCTGTGGAATTGGAATGTGACCCTGGTTTTACCATGAAGGGCAGCAGAGTAGTGCAATGCCAGATTAACAGCCAATGGGATCCTGCATTGCCGGTGTGCTTCAGGGGTGAGTTTGCCAAAATCTTTGGGAATTTGGAAATGAGACAAGCTTCTTGGATTAGCAAATGGAGATAATCTTTAGACTAGGATAAATGGGAAGTGAGCAAGTTGAATAGATATCTTCccagaaaagaatttttaaaaatgaaaaattcatttaaataaatgttgaGTAATAATAACTGAATATGGTCAAgtaatggaaatttattttaagaaagccATTTTTAATATTGCTTTGAGCATAGACTTTTTATATTATCCATTATCTATATAAATCTAGGGAGATCAATGGAAAGTAAGCCAAAAGAACAGTtggaaatttttcatttgttttttcctacAGAATAATTAACTTCCTGATAATGATTTTGTTTAGGACAAAATTGAAGTAAGTTTGCATTCCCTAAGTTAATTTCTACTGGACCATATAGGAttgtgatggtaaacctatggcatgcatgctaaagatggcatgcagagcactttCTGTGGGCACAGGTGCCCCCTGCCTCCCTACTCCCCCACCAGATTCATTAccagaaaggcagaaggactcagatagagctcctcccttccccctctccactgtgcttgATGACATTTCTTCACATCACCCATTCAgcagcccagcagcccaatgggagcgctttctccctctcctgtgtggtgaaagaggtggggtggggcagggcatACCCAGCACTCAGTGGGAGGGcacagcacacagtctctaaaagatttgccatcactgatgtAGGGGAATGCAGCTGAAATCAGAGTTTGACTAAAGGGGATATCACAAATATGGCCCTTCCTAATGAAAACAGTTTCTACTTACAAAACAGAAAGGATTCATGGTGGTCATTTGGTTGGATTTCTCCTGTATTGAAGTGGATAGTTTGGTAAAAGACTTAGAAGCATGAGGACAATGGAGTAATCTTAGGGCACTGACTTTCTCCTTTTGGATACAGGAAATTTGAGTCTATAAAACTGAtgctgtttttttaaagtatcaggATAGAAAAGGCAAATTGTTAAATAGACTAGAACAAATTTTAATGGATAAATAGGTGGAGAAAGTGTCCCAGGAAAACTTATGACCTAAAGATCTAAACTtagtgtattttttcttttcttttacctaCCCCAGAGACTTCAGTTGGAGAAAGATTATTCTCCTGTGACAACTAAAGGTGTCTTTTGTTCCTGCTCTTTCTTCAGGGTGTCTTCCACCTATGGAGATTTCCCACGGTAAACGGAGCAAAATCAAGGACTATTTTTCCTTTGGAGATACTGTGTACTATGACTGTGAACCTGGCTACTTTCTCAAAGGATCAGCTTCCATTAAGTGTATAGAGCCTGGGAAATGGAACTATGAAACTCCAAAGTGTGAAGGTGCCTACAGCTAGCTAGAACCTCTCTTGCAaatctcttctctttgtctctcataTGCTGGCCTCATCCCTTTCTTGTTCTCCTAGTGAAATCCTGTGGGAAATTCCTGGATCAGCTTCTTAATGGAGAAGTTAAATCTCCCAGTCCTCCCCAGCTTGGGACAAAGGTTGTCTTTGTTTGTAAAGAGGGGTGAGTGTGAGATAATCCCTCCTAGATTACCATGACTGGATGTGGCATTTTCTGAGCTTCGCAAAGCAATTCATTACAAagattcttcctcttcttttcttccactttattttctgtccttggaggaaaaaaatagcttCTGTTGTCTGTGCCCGCTGTTCTCACCACATAGTATCTAACTTTCCTTCAGTGCTGTTTCAAATGCATTGAAGAAGACTAAAATCAGCTACTTACCAAACGAAACCCGTTTTGTTTTGTCAAGCCAAGCTGGGAGTTGTTCTGTTTGCTGTTTCCTTGTTTGAGGGGAGATCTCTTGAAAGGCATGTTAGAGTGAATGACTCCTGGTAGTGGTAATAATTGGGCTATGGTGGGGGAAGGAGAGTGGTTGAAAGATGTATTTTAGACAGTGGGGTACTGAAGAGTACAGATATTTCTTGCTGTGTGAGAGCTACTGCTCTTACATGGACACTGGAATCTTGCTATTTGGTAGTGCTTTGCAGTCAAGCAAAGAGAACATAGAGGGTGGGGTCAGTAGTTATAAGACATTCTGACTAATTGGAATGATTTGTGCTTCTGCTGATTATTAAATTCAGGACttaatcttcatccttcttgatctcccTGTAGCTTTTGACCCTATTATCCTCTTCTTGATAAATTCTTTCTAAGTTTTGAAACACCGCTCTTTgggttctcttcctctctgtatGACAATTCCTCTGACTCCTTTATTGGATCTTCTTCCAGGCTGCACTCACTAACTGTGGGTGTCTCCCACAGGTCTGCTCTGGACCCTATTCCGTTTTCCCTTTGTCATTTATTTTGCATGGGATATTAGATCCCAAGGTTTCAAATAACATCTctctgcagatgattctcagatctttaGCCTTAACCTCTTACCTGATCCCCGTTCTTCAAACTCCAGCTATCTATCAGACGTCTTAAAGTAGATATCTGCAATacagatatcttaaactcagcatgctcgaaactgaactcattatctcttcccccaaaaccctttcttctcttctaaaaATTTCTGTTACTATCAAAGGCATCACCAAATCCTCAGTGACCTAGGCATCTAACTCATCTCCTCATCCTCACTCCTCACTTCTTACTTTCGCTTCCCTCACATCCCATCTGTTTCCAAGACCTGTTATTTCTACTTTCCTAACATCTCTTCTTCTCTTTACCCTCTTCTCTCCTTGGACTCTGACACCATCATAATCTAGACCCTCAGTGCCTCTTGCTTATACTACTGCAATATCCTTCTGGTTAGcctccctgcttcaagtctctctccacttcaGTTATCCCTCAGCCAGCTATCAGAAATTGTGTTTCTAAAACttgtctgatcatgtcactcacgcgtgcacacgcacacatacacatatccctcaaaaaaaaaaaaactccagtggtttcctctTACTTCTAAGAtccaatataaatataaaatcctctgtttgtgttttaaaacccttaattacCCCcacccttccagtcttcttataccttccaATCCACTACGTACTCTGAAATCCAGTGGCATTGGCCTCATTGCTATTTCTTGCACATGACACACCATTTCCTGACTCAGAGCATTTCATTGGCTCTTTCCATGattgaaatgctctccctcctcacctctgcctcctgatTCCTTTGACTTCCTCAAGACTCTGCTAAAATGCCATCTTCTGCCAGAAGCTCTTCTCATAGGGTTCcttttaatgctagtgccttccatcTGAGATTATCTCTGATTTACCTTGtatctatcttgtttgtacatagctatGCCTCTCCTGATTTGAATCCCGAGGGCATCTTAGcttgtttttgtatctctgtGCTCATCAttatgcctggcatgtagtaagcacttaattaatgtttgttgactaacttACTGACCTAATTTAACTGAATTCAGGAATTGGCAAACATTTATGTTAAAATGTTTCCTCTCCCAGAAGGGAATACCCTACTTTTCTGTGGTTGAGGTTTGATCTTGTCATCTATATGTAATTCCCTTGTTTTCTAGGTTTTGGCTTAATGGCACCTCTTCTAGTACATGTGTACTAAGGGGATTGACAGTTGGTTGGAGTAACAAAGTGCCTGTCTGTGAACGTGAGTAGAAGCACAAATAAGTTCTCCACATTCTTTCCCTTGCTTTTGAGGGAACTTGTACTCCATGTACATATGTCTGCTATCAGTGTATTAACCCATCACTCCCTTGGGTTTTTAGTGTGCAAATAAATATGTCATTCTTCACCTTGCCAACTAAGACTATTGTGAAAAAGTTATCCTGTGGTGATGTGATATGTTGAGATATTCTATAGCTTCTTCCTTTTATGCTACATGTATAGGACAGCTTAGTTCCTTTGTCTTTGAGATAACAAGCTGCTCATGAAACCAAAGGAAATCAGAggttcccagcaatttttacctgATTTAGGAAAGGAGTCAGATATACATAGGAAGTGGCAAACTATGACTGTCCAATGGCAGAGGACATGAGATCACTGTCAGGATTTGCTGGTCAGCTCACCTGTTGTTCAACAAGCAACTGCTTGACCAGTTTTGGTCATGTAGAATTCTTGTTAACTGAGTAGTGAGTAAATGGAAACTGAGAatcaagaaaagtgggaagggtgaggctaggcagagaggcaggaGGTAAACACACACTAGAAACTCAAGTCTTTACCTTAGAGGCCATATGACTTACATTTGGACATTGATTAGCATGAGTGATgactatataaaaatttataagaattaaaaCTCGATACATGTAGATCAGTTTTAGGGCAGTTTTAAATTTTAGGTATAGATTTAAAAGTTAAGTTTCTATTTGGGTGGCAAAACTTAGATTATGGAAGAACTTTAATCTGATACACTTAATTTATACCCTTCTTTCCCTTTAACTCCTGTAGGGATTACTTGTGGTTTTCCTCCTCCTATCATCAATGGAAGGTTTCCACTCCTTTCTGGGAATAAATTTCCCTATGGGACTGTAATAAAATATACCTGTTTCAAGGCATTCCGTGCTATTGGAACCCAAATTGCACATTGCACAACTAAAGATCAAGTGAATGGAGTCTGGAGTATACCTGCCCCTCAGTGTGAGATTTACAATAAAACTACTATTTGTCTTGCCCCACAAGTCCAAGAGAGACATCTAAAGTTGAAGTTCCAACCTCTATATAAACATGGTGACACTCTGATACTTGCCTGTGATACCAACTTTACCATGAAAGGTCACAGCACTCTGTGGTGCCAAGCAAATGGTACATGGGGGCCATCACCAATGCCAACATGTGAGAGAGGTGAGTGAAAAGAGGAAATTGATGCGAGGAGTACCTAGAGGGTACAGTGAAttgagttccaggcctggagatgggaagtatGGGGTTcacatctgacttcagatacttcctagtctagtgaccctgggaaagttacttaacctcatttgcctaaacctttgcccttctgtcttagaattattcttatgacaaaaagtaaaaataaaaaaaaaacctccaacaTATGGCACAGATAGgtggtaggtagctcagtggatagagagccaagcctgaagatgggaggtcctgggttcaaatctgaactcagaccccgggcaagtcacttaacccccattacctagcccttactgttgttctgtcttggagcccatacttagtatgaattctaagagagaaggcaaaactaggaaaggaaaggaaaggaaaggaaaggaaaggaaaggaaaggaaaggaaaggaaaggaaaggaaaggaaaggaaaggaaaggaaaggaaaggaaaggaaaaagaaaaagaaattgatatgaACAACTTGGGGTGGAAGTTCATGGGATGGTATTGCTGATAAAGATAGACCTGTTCATTATCAATCATGCAATCACACTTTAGAGAAGGAGTGGAgtcagaaatggaaaggaattaCAGCTCTTCCTTGGAGCATTACTTTTCCCTGATAGTAAAATGTGCTCAGTGTATGCAGGGAAACCAGTGTGATAGTCACATAGCCAATGGAAGTCAAAAACAGCTGGATTTTAGGACACTAATTCTGAGATGGGGCTCACCAGTTTTTCTGATCTTTCAACCTGGATTAGGGTTATAgccaatttgattttaaaaataaaatatgtaactaggtTCAAAATCTAGTTGTTAATATCTAGTTTTATAATTGTGTCACAAAAAATGATTACTGTGCCTAGTTTCTGTTACTATTTTATACTGTGGCTCCACCATACCCATAAAATGTAAGTGAGAAGGGACCTAAGAGTCACTCTAGTCTAATTCATCCCTGAATAAAGATCCCCTCTTCAATAAGCCTGCAAGTGGTCATCTAACCTTCACTTGAAAACCTCTAGCAAGGGTTAATCACTCCCTCCTGATACGCCTTCATGTTTGGGTAGCTTTTCTTCTCCGGagaatttttatgtatttttattttccagaacTACTTTTCTGTAAGTTCTGTAGTAGATAGCTTTTGGACTAGAAGAATTTTCCTTACATAAAGCCTTAATTGCCCTTCTGTAACTTCTTGTCCTGTGGCATGTCTTTGTCAGTTGAAAAACTTTATATATAGGAGAATATTGTTTCCTAAGTCACACCAAGATTGGATTTTAATCCTTGGatttagggagcagctaggtgcaATAGTAAGTAGAGCActtcctgaagtcaggaagacctgacttcaaatcctgtcttatacacttactagttgtgtggctctACACTCAACCTCTTaggatggttgtgaggataaaactaGATAATATTAATGAAGTACTTTTTAAACCCTAAAGTACAAtgtaaatatctttttattatcttaataacattgtaaaataaaataagagaaatgacctagaaaaagtattttaagcaaaatataaatttttttaaattctttcttagtGTGGTTGTAAACAAAAAGCTATTATTTGATTCCTGAAAGGCAAGTTAATTGCTATTTATCCAAAATTTCTTGCTGTTTTTACTCTCTTTGCTGAAATTCAGTGACTGTGTCTTGTACATTTATAAACTAATAGTCTTTAtcttgtgtatgtgtatgtgcataaaAAATTTCTTATTAGATTGTTCATCACCTCCTATGATCCTTAATGGGAGACATAGAAATGGCCACAGTGGCCCAGTTGTGCCTGGGTCGTCTGTGACTTACAGCTGTGAACCTGGCTACTTGCTTGTTGGAGAAAAGACCATTCGCTGTTTGTCTTCAGGAGTCTGGAATACTGCTGCTCCCACATGTAAAGGTATAAAATGGTCCAATCCTATTTCTTGAATTCAAACTGCGGCATTACTTGCCATATATACCTAACTCATTACTTTCTTGTTAGGGGCAGTGTGTGAACCTTTAATAAAATTCCCCAATGGGCAGGTAAAGGAGCCTTCACATCTTCAGATTGGGGCAACCATGACCTTTTCCTGTAATAAGGGGTGAGTTTGCCTAGTCATTCGAACCCAGTCCATCCTCCAGAAGCTGGCAAAGCAATTGTGCCAAAGTATAGGTTAGACCACATCACTGAATTACACATGAATTGCATCCTTATCCTCTAACCATGAATCTTTCCCTTTCCACAGTCTCAAAATGCCCAATGTTTCCCCATTACCCCCTCAAAGAAGTACTACAGCCTACCATTCCTTCGAAGCTATTAACCTATATTTCTCCTCTCTGCCAAATTTCTTGAAAAAGCCATTAATCCTTAATgccttcactttctctctctctcttttttaaaaatccttacctcctgtcttagaatcaatactatgtattggttttaaggcagaagagtggtaagggctaggcaatgggggtcaagtgacttgcacacaacaaggaagtatctgaggccagatcccatctccagacttggctctctacctaccagccacctagctgcccctaccttttactctcactttcttcttaactTCCCACATTCTGGCTTCTGACATTGTCACTCAACTGAAATTATTCTTTCCATAGTTGCCAGTCCTAATCACCAAATCTAATGtcattttctcagttttcatcttCCTTGATCTCTGCTGCATTTGACACCTTTGACTCCTACTCCTCTAGCATAATCTCTCTTCTCTGAATCTCTAAGACCTTGCTGTGTcctatttttcctccttcccagccagccacttctctgtctctttcactgATTCTTATCACACCCAGTTATTGTGGATGTACCTTAAGGGCCTATTCTgggctttcttttcatttctctctacaTTCTCTTAGTGTCCTCTCTAAACAGATAACAGCTAGATCCATGGATCCAGCCCTAGTTTCTCTTCTAAGCTCCAGTCATTTCAGACTCAACATATCCAGAACAGAGCTCATCTCCCCCCACTCCCAAATCCATCTCTTTTCTAAACTTCCCTGTTATTGTCATGTCCCACCATACTTCCCATCTCCCTAGTTTTCAactatattgttttctttgtgaCTCCTCGCTCTCATGTCACATATCACATTTGTTGTCAAATATTGTTATTTCTATCTCTACACTAGCTCATGTGTAGATGATCCTCTCCACTGTTACAACTCCCCCCACATCCAGTACTCATCACATCTTCCCTTGACTACTGCAactatctcctccttcctcctgttTTGTCTTTCTGCCTCAGatctctccccaccccagtcCATCCTCCAGAAGCTGGCAAAGCAGTTGTGCCAAAGTATAGGTTAGACCACATCACTGACCCCTCTTGGATTCAATAAATTCCAAGAGTTCTCTGTTGTCTTGAGAACATAATATAAACCCCGTGGTTGGACATTGAAAGATCTTCACAACTTgactcctcctacctttccaggcttcttatattTCACTTCTACCTTCTTGCCATGTGATGTGGCCATATTAGGCTACTTGCCACTCCTCTGGCATGAAGCTCCAtctcttgctttcttgcttttgttttggCTAGCCCTTGTTCCAAAAAAGAATCCAGTTCTTTCCACACCTCTGCTGCTTGgaaccctcagtttcctttaagactcagtttaAGCACCACCTTCTTCATGAAGCTTTCCTTTGCCCTCCTACCCACCCCAAATGTAGGGGAACTCCTTCCCCTaagtttcttttgtttattttgcatGTGCTTCTGTGGGCATATGTTGTGTTCCTTCCAGCCCATTGAAATGTAAGTTCTTTGGGGGTAGGGACTTTGTCCACTTTTATCTTTGCATTGCCAGAGCTTAGCAAGAATGAGcaccaaataaatgcttgttgattgattttctgAATGTTTGCCCCAATGAAGGCCATTCTGACATGGAGGA
The window above is part of the Gracilinanus agilis isolate LMUSP501 chromosome 4, AgileGrace, whole genome shotgun sequence genome. Proteins encoded here:
- the LOC123245323 gene encoding complement receptor type 1-like, with amino-acid sequence MGAVLLLWGLLALLTPAACGQCYSPPMLNTAILKNNSKSVFDIGDTLIYECFPGYVKRKFSTICLENSTWSSVNDNMCKRKTCPTPTDLLHGRVQITGPNQFGSTITYSCDEGYQLIGLSSNQCILSGNTVIWENEPPLCETIRCDLPPTIPNGRYRSTNEYFYYGMVVSYECNTGSRGEKLYDLVGNKTLHCTSKDNKVGIWNSPPPRCITLAKCKTPVIANGRSMSLFRPFYLLNDAVELECDPGFTMKGSRVVQCQINSQWDPALPVCFRGCLPPMEISHGKRSKIKDYFSFGDTVYYDCEPGYFLKGSASIKCIEPGKWNYETPKCEVKSCGKFLDQLLNGEVKSPSPPQLGTKVVFVCKEGFWLNGTSSSTCVLRGLTVGWSNKVPVCERITCGFPPPIINGRFPLLSGNKFPYGTVIKYTCFKAFRAIGTQIAHCTTKDQVNGVWSIPAPQCEIYNKTTICLAPQVQERHLKLKFQPLYKHGDTLILACDTNFTMKGHSTLWCQANGTWGPSPMPTCERDCSSPPMILNGRHRNGHSGPVVPGSSVTYSCEPGYLLVGEKTIRCLSSGVWNTAAPTCKGAVCEPLIKFPNGQVKEPSHLQIGATMTFSCNKGYHLQGQASSHCVLATEGAIWTKIPICIEVICPTPPKIENGKYMGSPADEVPYGTQIIYSCNADPEKGVKFSLIGESTIHCMSDPEGNGIWSADPPRCELSASSVQCLHPTVSNGYKISGQGPPYFYNDTVAFRCYTGFTLKGSSQIRCSSNGTWDPEAPICERECLPPPQIPHGQHTGGERSHFAPGMSVDYTCDPGYLLMGNKSICCMSSGAWSLSAPHCEEAACEPIGEQLQLPLDDNPVVLVNSSCQEGYQLTGHVYKLCWHPEVGTRFWFQKIPLCKEVNCSLPEFIIGAQNMSTKKIYHFGAIFTLKCDEGYMLEGSPQSQCQEDHRWDPPLAVCKSVNFSSLQSSQGPVVLSGILLGSILLIIFVGATLAIISKHKEGNYYTNENHKGVAIPVETQETSINDAYSLAT